A window of Dermacentor andersoni chromosome 4, qqDerAnde1_hic_scaffold, whole genome shotgun sequence genomic DNA:
AAGAAGAAACTGCGTGTACTATCAGACAATGTGACAGCAGTTCATTGGAAAGGAGAGAAAAAGGACCTAACAGTTCATTTAATGTAGTTTCTCGTCAATCAGGCAGTACACACTGGCATTACATCTCAGTATAGTCGGCTGTAGCACACCATGCAGTTATTCAAAATGTCCCAGACAGTGGATGTACGGCAGCTGCAAATGAAACTTAAAACCTCCTGTGCCCCAAGACAATCTGAGAGCAGTTTGAAGGCAAAGAAATGCAGAGGAGACCAAAGGCATGGCCCGACTGTGAAGCACTACACGAGAGGGCAGGCAAAAAGGTGCTCACGAGCACTCCTTGGCGTGCCTCTCGAGGTGCTTCTTGAGGTGCTGTCGCAACACAAATCGCTGTCCGCACACCTCGCAGCCGTAGTTGCGCACGCCTGTGTGCACCAGATTGTGCCGGTTCAGATTGCACTTGAGGCTGAACTTGCGGCCACAGATGGTGCAGGCAAATTCCTTTGGTGGCTGTGCCAGTGACATTGATGCCTGCCGTGTGCTTGCTACTAGGACATCCGAGACAGATGTAGAATTCAGGCCCGTCGATGATGATGGAGACTGCTCGTTGTTGGTACCAGTCAGGAAGTAGTCGAGAGAAGGGACTGCATATTGAGCAAAGAGATTAACAAATGAGACCTCCTATGCTAGTGAAGTGTACATTTGTCATTAAAACACATATACATAAACAGATCTCAATAAATCCTATTGTGGGGTAAGTGGGTTCGTAATGCTTAGGAAAAAGATACTGCGTAAAAGACAGACAAACACAAGAGCCAATACCCTCTTGTGCTTCTCTGTTTTTTTTAACAGTGTTTTCCTGAACACAAACAAATGATCAGCCCAGGCTATGCCCAGCTATAGTGATCGACTCTCATTGCTGCACACTGCAATTCATGAATGTGCTGGCTTTGAGAGCGCAGGCCTTTCCCACTCTGCATTTCTTGAGGTGGTTTATTAGACAGTTATTACTTACCGGAACAAAATTTTAATCCCGACTCATATTAACCTTGGCCTGTCACACTTGGAAGCAAACGTCACAGGTATAATTTTTTGCAAATGATGAGATATGCAAGTTATTTTAAGTGGAAACTGTACTTCTAGGCTGGGGTAAAAAATATATATCGGACTTCAGTGGCTCCTCTTACTCGAACTAATTTTTTTGCAACAGCAGTTCCTTTCTCAACACTATCTCCCCTCCGTTCCATTGCCTCTAAATTTGTGCATAACCCCTGCAACTCTGACCAAACCATCCAACTTGAAAGGATCGACGTGCCTCTCCAAGCCTCATCCCCAAGGCTGCCTG
This region includes:
- the LOC126536516 gene encoding uncharacterized protein, which codes for MCFTGNGGAVSRVLPKQEFPFYSVPSLDYFLTGTNNEQSPSSSTGLNSTSVSDVLVASTRQASMSLAQPPKEFACTICGRKFSLKCNLNRHNLVHTGVRNYGCEVCGQRFVLRQHLKKHLERHAKECSQTRSVPYAGATSCAVH